The Punica granatum isolate Tunisia-2019 chromosome 4, ASM765513v2, whole genome shotgun sequence genome has a window encoding:
- the LOC116203597 gene encoding monosaccharide-sensing protein 2-like, with protein sequence MRGAVLAAIAAAVGNLLQGWDNATIAGAVLYIKREFNLETQPAAEGLIVAMSLIGATLVTTCSGAMSDWCGRRPMLVISSAFYFLGSLVMLWSPNVYVLLLARFLDGLGVGLALTLVPLYISETAPPEIRGTLSTLPQFMGSGGMFLSYCMVFGMSLLESPSWRLMLGVLSVPSLVYFLLMVFYLPESPRWLVSKGKMAEARKVLQMLCGREDVSGEMALLVEGLGVGGETSLEEYIIGPAKEQMDEQDLAYEKDQIKLYGAQEGLSWVARPIKEENNLGFVSRHGSIASQSRSFVDPLVTLFGSVHEKQPEMGSMQGTLFPHFGSMFSMGGGHQQTRNEQWDEESVARDGEEYQSDANAGGGDESDDNLHSPLISRQTTSVEKDMTPHAHGSTFSMRQGSLVQGTGETVGSTGIGGGWQLAWQWAEKEGPDGKKEGGFKRIYLHQEGATGSIRGSLASLPGGGGEEGEFIQAAALVSQPALFSKELMKQHPVGPAMVHPAETAVKGPSWRDLFEPGVKRALIVGIGIQMLQQFSGINGVLYYTPQILEQAGVAVLLSSMGFSSTSASLLISTITTLLMLPSIVVAMRLMDTSGRRTLLLHTIPVLVISLVVLVLGSIIHMGTVLNAVISTVGVVFYFCFFVMGYGPIPGILCSEIFPTRTRGLCIAICALAFWVGNIIVTYTLPVMLKSVGLAGVFSMYAVVCVVSWVFVFLKVPETKGMPLEVITDFFSLGAKQAAASKSK encoded by the exons ATGAGGGGGGCTGTTCTTGCTGCtattgctgctgctgttggtAATCTACTCCAAGGATGGGATAACGCTACCATTGCTG GGGCCGTCCTGTATATAAAGAGGGAATTCAACTTAGAGACCCAACCAGCGGCAGAAGGCCTGATCGTGGCGATGTCCCTAATAGGGGCCACCCTAGTCACCACCTGCTCTGGGGCCATGTCTGACTGGTGTGGCCGCCGTCCGATGCTAGTAATCTCCTCTGCATTCTATTTCCTCGGCAGCCTTGTCATGCTGTGGTCCCCGAATGTATATGTCCTCCTCCTCGCGAGGTTTCTTGATGGGCTTGGGGTGGGTCTCGCACTCACCCTCGTCCCCCTCTACATTTCTGAAACCGCACCTCCTGAGATAAGGGGGACGCTGAGCACTTTACCTCAGTTCATGGGTTCAGGTGGGATGTTTTTATCTTATTGTATGGTATTTGGGATGTCTTTATTGGAGTCACCGAGTTGGAGGCTCATGCTTGGAGTTCTCTCTGTCCCGTCGCTTGTATACTTCCTCTTGATGGTTTTTTACTTGCCGGAGTCACCAAGGTGGCTCGTGAGTAAAGGGAAGATGGCCGAAGCAAGGAAGGTCCTGCAGATGCTGTGCGGGAGAGAAGATGTTTCTG GTGAGATGGCTTTGCTGGTGGAGGGACTTGGAGTGGGGGGTGAGACATCCTTGGAGGAATATATAATTGGCCCTGCCAAGGAACAGATGGACGAGCAAGATCTAGCCTATGAGAAAGATCAAATCAAGCTATATGGAGCTCAGGAGGGTCTTTCTTGGGTCGCAAGGCCCATCAAAGAGGAGAACAATCTCGGATTTGTGTCTCGTCATGGGAGCATAGCAAGCCAATCTAGGTCTTTCGTGGACCCACTCGTGACTCTCTTTGGGAGTGTACATGAAAAGCAACCCGAGATGGGGAGCATGCAGGGCACACTTTTCCCACACTTTGGGAGCATGTTTAGCATGGGAGGAGGGCATCAACAGACAAGGAATGAGCAGTGGGATGAGGAGAGTGTTGCCAGGGATGGCGAAGAGTATCAGTCCGATGCTAATGCTGGTGGTGGTGATGAGTCCGATGATAATTTGCATAGCCCATTGATCTCACGTCAGACTACGAGTGTCGAGAAGGACATGACCCCACATGCTCATGGAAGCACATTCAGCATGAGACAAG GCAGTCTTGTGCAGGGCACTGGTGAAACGGTTGGGAGCACTGGGATTGGTGGGGGATGGCAGCTTGCATGGCAATGGGCGGAGAAAGAGGGCCCTGATGGGAAGAAGGAAGGAGGGTTTAAGAGGATCTACCTGCACCAAGAGGGTGCCACAGGATCTATTCGGGGTTCCTTGGCTTCTCTTCCAGGTGGTGGTGGAGAGGAAGGAGAGTTCATTCAGGCCGCTGCTTTGGTGAGCCAGCCGGCTCTTTTTTCCAAGGAGCTTATGAAGCAGCACCCTGTGGGTCCTGCTATGGTCCATCCAGCGGAAACTGCTGTCAAAGGGCCGAGTTGGAGAGATCTGTTCGAGCCTGGAGTCAAGCGTGCTTTAATTGTCGGGATCGGAATTCAAATGCTTCAGCAG TTCTCCGGCATAAATGGGGTCCTCTACTACACCCCCCAAATTCTTGAGCAGGCAGGTGTTGCAGTTCTTCTCTCGAGCATGGGCTTCAGTTCGACTTCTGCTTCCCTACTTATCAGTACCATCACGACCTTGTTGATGCTTCCTTCTATAGTTGTTGCCATGAGGCTCATGGACACCTCGGGTAGAAG GACGTTGCTTCTACACACTATCCCAGTCCTCGTGATCTCTCTTGTTGTCCTAGTCCTTGGAAGCATCATTCATATGGGCACTGTCCTCAATGCAGTGATATCCACCGTCGGTGTCGTGTTCTATTTCTGCTTCTTCGTGATGGGATATGGGCCCATCCCCGGCATCCTCTGTTCAGAAATCTTCCCCACGCGTACCCGTGGCCTCTGCATCGCCATATGCGCCCTCGCCTTCTGGGTCGGAAACATTATCGTCACCTATACCCTTCCTGTGATGCTCAAGTCAGTCGGGCTTGCAGGCGTCTTTAGTATGTATGCCGTTGTCTGTGTGGTATCATGGGTGTTCGTGTTCCTTAAGGTCCCTGAAACCAAGGGCATGCCCCTGGAAGTTATTACAGatttcttctctctcggcGCGAAACAGGCTGCAGCCTCTAAGAGCAAGTGA